The Candidatus Defluviibacterium haderslevense DNA window TGCTGAATGAGAATTTGGTTGGTAGTATTATTCAAGATTAATTTATCACCAGCACTTAATATATGGACTGCATCCTTCGATTTAGTCTGGAATGAAACACGACCTTCTTCAACCAAAACTTCAATTCCTGAAGGATTTGTGGTTTCTTTTACATTAAAACGCGTACCCAGTACTTTAATTTCTCCGGATTCGGTGCTAATAATAAAAGGCTTCTCTGGATTCTTAGCAATAGCGAAAAATGCTTCTCCCTTTAATGCTACACGTCTTTCCCTACCAGGGAAAGATTCAGGATAGCTCAGCGAAGACTTCTCATTCAATGTTATTTGAGAGTTATCTGCTAATGTCAATTTCTTTATAATAGCATCTGTTTGAACCAATTGGTCATGTGTAACAACATTATCTGACATTACATACCAAATGGCTACAGATCCAAAAATAAACAAAATGGATGCTGCAATTCTTAAAAATGGATTTGAGAAAAGGCTTACTTTTTTGGCTTCTTTAGGAACTTGGTCTACTGTAGCAATTTTAGATTTG harbors:
- a CDS encoding FecR domain-containing protein, giving the protein MNALNYIHKRLSGALNSQEVEVFNAWLDADSRNRTIYEQQKRIWDQSANFGSDLNVDVDKALLLFKSKIATVDQVPKEAKKVSLFSNPFLRIAASILFIFGSVAIWYVMSDNVVTHDQLVQTDAIIKKLTLADNSQITLNEKSSLSYPESFPGRERRVALKGEAFFAIAKNPEKPFIISTESGEIKVLGTRFNVKETTNPSGIEVLVEEGRVSFQTKSKDAVHILSAGDKLILNNTTNQILIQHKSNMNDLVWFTHSLEYVNAKLGTVVSDLSKYFKVPIHLEQPCLEGLRFTSPMDLSKNQDVKRIVEILTESLNLKVIPSQTDTIILDGVCQ